One Streptomyces sp. R28 DNA window includes the following coding sequences:
- a CDS encoding serine/threonine-protein kinase → MVREGRVIAGRYRLRQRLGSGGGGDVWLADDEELRVQVAVKEIDVPETAEGGGGDPAGRGRKEALKAAQLRDHPNVITVYDVVEDDDRPWIVMEYLPGTRDLRAVVTERGSPASDEVARIGAAALDALGAGHRLGIIHRDVKPSNILLAPDHSGTADRRVLLTDYGISLWPRETRVTQSGMVVGTPGFLAPERLSGGEATPATDLFSLGVTLYFAVEGTSPFERDTLDASLMAALTTEPDVPQRASEPLSRVIMGLLAKDPTERTQAAQARELLAEATEIGPGPRSRSARLPSLPVAGGASAGSGAGAGTGVGDGSVSGGSGSGQSRGPSESGGSRPGRSSGSGATGSGSATGLGDVGTATESTHSAPSWKERLSGRVNRRRASGAERRAVSGRRTPLLLALAVLPAVGGGFALGAATYHDERDGTKGPQVSVEVAAVPSPTVTRSAYPYGRQVGLRTGLTPGQCVDADWKAGEFKGRPGVRTVDCYDGDPEGQVIATVPADAADGAVSASGAAAVRGECARRTAQLRRTMADPVLYVLTPETGQSEPPASACLLFLKHATLGGPLGDFRKPGDEVYITQLGPGDCIDVEEDEDGSYTKTLVGCDKPHDEQLVGWTRASGDGSADSVDTGELCQDTYGVNWARGRGHEIWGWSSSDEEWDAGFRQVLCSVGREDGGKLPGGALKSAY, encoded by the coding sequence ATGGTGCGGGAGGGACGGGTCATCGCCGGGCGGTACCGGCTGCGGCAGCGGCTGGGTTCCGGTGGCGGGGGAGACGTCTGGCTGGCCGACGACGAGGAGCTCCGGGTCCAGGTCGCAGTCAAGGAGATCGACGTACCGGAGACGGCTGAGGGAGGCGGCGGTGATCCCGCGGGCCGGGGGCGCAAGGAGGCACTGAAGGCGGCGCAGCTGCGCGATCACCCGAACGTCATCACGGTGTACGACGTGGTGGAGGACGACGACCGCCCGTGGATCGTGATGGAGTACCTGCCGGGCACGCGGGACCTGCGTGCCGTGGTGACGGAGCGCGGTTCGCCGGCGAGCGACGAGGTGGCCAGGATCGGGGCGGCCGCACTCGACGCCCTCGGTGCCGGGCACCGGCTCGGCATCATCCACCGGGACGTGAAGCCCTCCAACATCCTGCTGGCGCCGGACCATTCCGGCACCGCCGATCGCCGGGTCCTGCTCACGGACTACGGCATCTCGCTGTGGCCCCGCGAGACCCGGGTCACTCAGAGCGGCATGGTGGTCGGCACCCCGGGTTTCCTGGCGCCGGAGCGGCTGTCCGGCGGCGAGGCGACACCCGCGACCGACCTGTTCTCGCTCGGCGTCACTCTCTACTTCGCGGTCGAGGGCACCTCCCCGTTCGAACGGGACACGCTCGACGCCTCCCTCATGGCGGCGCTGACCACGGAACCCGACGTGCCGCAGCGGGCGAGTGAACCGCTCAGCCGCGTGATCATGGGGCTGCTGGCCAAGGATCCGACGGAACGTACGCAGGCGGCACAGGCGCGCGAACTGCTCGCCGAGGCCACGGAAATCGGGCCAGGGCCCCGCAGCCGCAGTGCGCGTCTGCCCTCGCTTCCCGTAGCCGGCGGGGCGTCGGCCGGATCGGGGGCGGGGGCAGGCACGGGCGTGGGGGACGGCTCGGTGAGCGGCGGGTCCGGGTCGGGGCAGTCCCGAGGGCCCAGCGAGTCAGGGGGCTCGCGGCCGGGACGGTCCTCGGGCTCCGGGGCCACCGGCTCCGGGTCCGCCACCGGCTTGGGTGACGTCGGGACCGCAACGGAGTCCACCCACTCCGCGCCCTCCTGGAAGGAGCGCCTCAGCGGGCGAGTGAACCGCCGACGCGCCTCGGGCGCTGAACGCCGGGCGGTGTCCGGTCGGCGAACGCCCCTGTTGCTGGCGCTCGCCGTCCTGCCGGCCGTGGGCGGTGGGTTCGCGCTGGGCGCCGCCACGTATCACGACGAGCGGGACGGGACGAAGGGCCCGCAGGTCAGCGTCGAGGTGGCCGCCGTTCCCTCCCCGACCGTGACGCGCAGCGCGTACCCGTACGGCAGGCAGGTGGGGCTGCGCACGGGGCTCACGCCGGGGCAGTGCGTCGACGCCGACTGGAAGGCCGGGGAGTTCAAGGGGCGGCCAGGGGTGAGGACCGTCGACTGCTACGACGGCGACCCCGAGGGCCAGGTCATCGCGACCGTCCCCGCCGACGCGGCCGACGGCGCCGTGTCCGCGTCCGGCGCGGCGGCGGTACGGGGCGAGTGCGCCCGCCGCACCGCGCAGCTGCGCAGGACCATGGCCGACCCGGTGCTGTACGTCCTCACACCCGAGACGGGACAGAGCGAGCCGCCGGCCTCGGCCTGCCTGCTCTTCCTCAAGCACGCCACCCTGGGTGGCCCGCTCGGCGACTTCCGCAAGCCCGGCGACGAGGTGTACATCACTCAGCTGGGCCCGGGTGACTGCATCGACGTCGAGGAGGACGAGGACGGCTCGTACACCAAGACCCTGGTGGGCTGCGACAAGCCGCACGACGAGCAGTTGGTCGGCTGGACCCGGGCCTCGGGCGACGGCTCGGCGGACAGCGTCGACACCGGAGAACTCTGCCAGGACACGTACGGCGTCAACTGGGCCCGTGGCCGGGGGCACGAGATATGGGGCTGGTCCTCCTCGGACGAGGAGTGGGACGCCGGGTTCCGCCAGGTGCTGTGCAGCGTGGGCCGGGAGGACGGCGGGAAACTTCCCGGAGGAGCGCTGAAGTCCGCGTACTGA
- a CDS encoding polysaccharide lyase family 7 protein gives MPSTRTLVLAGITAAVSTATLTLSAHAGAPAPHGQAAPRCAYPADVLDLTNWKLTLPSGEDEDPTEITQPELATFSADPWFRADAGCHAVGFRAAVNGVTTGGSSYPRAELREMTDGGEDEAAWSTTDGTHTLVVREAFTALPAERPWLVGAQVHGGDDDVTVFRLEGSSLYVTDGDDRHHHLVTDDYELGTEFEARFVAKDGEIDAYYNGRLQATISHEGDTNYFKAGAYTQANCDNSEPCADDNYGEVRISRIKVTHS, from the coding sequence ATGCCAAGCACCCGGACCCTCGTGCTGGCCGGCATCACCGCCGCTGTCTCGACCGCCACGCTCACGCTGTCCGCCCACGCAGGCGCCCCGGCGCCGCACGGGCAGGCGGCCCCCCGGTGCGCGTACCCCGCCGACGTCCTCGACCTGACCAACTGGAAGCTGACGCTGCCCAGCGGAGAGGACGAGGATCCCACCGAGATCACCCAACCCGAGCTGGCGACCTTCTCCGCCGACCCCTGGTTCCGGGCCGATGCCGGCTGCCACGCGGTCGGCTTCCGGGCCGCCGTCAACGGCGTGACGACGGGAGGCTCCAGCTATCCGCGCGCCGAACTGCGGGAGATGACCGACGGCGGCGAGGACGAAGCCGCCTGGTCCACCACGGACGGCACCCACACCCTGGTGGTCAGGGAGGCGTTCACGGCACTGCCCGCCGAACGGCCGTGGCTGGTCGGCGCGCAGGTCCACGGCGGGGACGACGACGTCACCGTCTTCCGCCTCGAAGGCAGCAGCCTCTACGTCACCGACGGCGACGACCGCCACCACCACCTCGTCACCGACGACTACGAGCTGGGCACCGAGTTCGAGGCCAGGTTCGTGGCGAAGGACGGGGAGATCGACGCGTACTACAACGGCCGGCTGCAGGCCACGATCTCCCACGAGGGCGACACCAACTACTTCAAGGCCGGGGCCTACACGCAGGCCAACTGCGACAACTCCGAACCGTGCGCCGACGACAACTACGGCGAGGTCCGCATCTCCCGCATCAAGGTCACCCACTCCTGA